The Sus scrofa isolate TJ Tabasco breed Duroc chromosome X, Sscrofa11.1, whole genome shotgun sequence genome has a segment encoding these proteins:
- the GPR82 gene encoding probable G-protein coupled receptor 82 yields MSNNSTCIQPSMISSMALPITYIFLCIIGLFGNSLSQWIFLTKIAKKTSTHIYLAHLVTANLLVCSAMPFMGIYFLKGFQWEYQSAQCRVVNFLGTLSMHVSMFVSLLILSWIAISRYATLMKKDSTQETTSCYEKIFYGHLLKKFRQPNFARKLCVYIWVVVLGIIIPVILYYSVVEATEGEEKVCYNRQMELGAMLSQIAGLIGTTFIGFSFLVVLTSYYSFVSHLRKIRTCTSITEKDLTYSSVKRHLLVIQILLVVCFLPYSIFKPIFFVLHQGKDCQQLNYLIEIKNILTCLASARSSTDPIIFLFLDKTFKKIVYNLFTKPDSPHIQTSG; encoded by the coding sequence ATGAGTAACAACTCGACATGTATTCAGCCATCCATGATCTCTTCCATGGCTTTACCGATCACTTACATCTTCCTTTGCATCATCGGTCTCTTTGGAAATTCTCTCTCTCAAtggatatttttaacaaaaatagctAAGAAAACCTCAACGCATATTTACCTAGCACATCTTGTGACTGCAAACTTACTTGTGTGCAGCGCCATGCCTTTCATGGGTATCTATTTCCTGAAAGGTTTTCAATGGGAGTATCAATCTGCACAATGCAGAGTAGTCAATTTTTTGGGAACTCTATCCATGCACGTAAGTATGTTTGTCAGCCTCTTAATTTTAAGTTGGATTGCCATAAGTCGCTACGCTACCTTAATGAAAAAGGATTCCACGCAAGAGACCACTTCATGCTACGAGAAGATATTTTATGGCCATTTACTGAAAAAATTTCGCCAGCCCAACTTTGCTAGAAAACTCTGTGTCTACATATGGGTGGTTGTATTAGGCATAATCATTCCAGTTATCCTATACTACTCAGTTGTAGAGGctacagaaggagaagagaaggtgtGCTACAATCGGCAGATGGAACTAGGAGCCATGCTCTCTCAGATTGCAGGCCTCATTGGAACCACATTTAttggattttcatttttagtcGTACTAACATCATACTACTCTTTTGTCAGCcatttgagaaaaataaggacCTGTACATCCATTACAGAGAAAGACTTGACTTACAGCTCTGTGAAAAGGCATCTTTTGGTCATCCAGATTCTACTAGTAGTTTGCTTCCTTCCATATAGCATTTTTAAACCCATATTTTTTGTTCTACACCAAGGAAAGGACTGTCAGCAATTGAATTACTTAATCGAAATAAAAAACATCCTCACCTGTCTTGCATCAGCCAGAAGTAGCACAGACcccattatatttctttttttagataaAACATTTAAGAAGATAGTATATAATCTCTTTACAAAACCGGACTCACCACATATACAAACCTCTGGTTGA